Proteins from a single region of Aureibacter tunicatorum:
- a CDS encoding NFACT RNA binding domain-containing protein yields MKAYLMGDFSCLYFPKDFRPAKRNRIDLFQEIINKKVIGIKQYLNERSFSINFEDNFKLLFKMHGNRSNLILFHDGKLTEIFKSHLLSDHDINIDELDRNLDLTKENFIESEGNLKKVFPTFGLRIRKEIESQGFNTETTLEGKWNIVSKTLDYIENPKYYLGFENGLYYLTFFPEQNNKLVQGTAFEAINEFFITFSKDYHLNRERAEATKSNNQQVKKTEQYIKKAEKKINELVNGVKYNEIADVIMANLHAIPQNSDKVELYNFYSDSNISIALKKNHTPQKNAEIYYKKSKNQKIEIDKLNQNLDKKLEELIELNIYSDELKASDNIKELRKLIKAHQQVNTKKSQSDLLPYFKFHFNKFEIWVGRNPKANDSLTQKHAYKEDLWLHAKDVPGSHVIIKHQANKAFPKDVIEHAAQIAAYYSKRKTDSLCPVTYTPKKYIRKPKGLAAGKVIIDKENVILVQPQRP; encoded by the coding sequence ATGAAAGCATACCTCATGGGTGATTTCAGCTGTTTGTATTTTCCAAAAGATTTTCGCCCTGCAAAAAGAAATCGCATTGATCTTTTTCAAGAAATTATCAACAAAAAAGTCATTGGGATTAAGCAGTATTTGAATGAAAGATCTTTTTCAATAAACTTTGAGGATAATTTCAAGCTTCTGTTCAAAATGCATGGCAATCGATCCAATCTCATTCTATTCCATGATGGAAAGCTTACTGAAATTTTCAAATCCCACTTGCTCAGTGATCATGACATCAATATTGATGAATTAGACCGCAATCTAGATTTAACAAAAGAGAACTTCATAGAATCAGAAGGAAATCTAAAAAAAGTCTTTCCTACTTTTGGACTAAGAATTCGAAAAGAAATCGAAAGCCAAGGATTCAACACTGAAACTACATTAGAAGGCAAATGGAATATCGTATCTAAAACTCTTGATTATATTGAAAACCCGAAATACTACTTAGGTTTCGAAAATGGATTATACTATTTGACATTCTTTCCAGAGCAAAATAATAAACTCGTCCAAGGAACAGCTTTTGAAGCCATCAATGAGTTCTTCATTACATTCTCGAAAGATTACCACCTCAACCGTGAAAGAGCTGAGGCCACAAAATCAAACAACCAACAAGTAAAGAAAACCGAACAATACATAAAAAAGGCGGAGAAAAAAATCAATGAGCTTGTCAATGGGGTAAAATACAATGAAATCGCGGATGTGATAATGGCCAATCTGCATGCAATTCCTCAAAATAGCGACAAAGTTGAGCTTTATAATTTCTATTCCGACAGCAATATTTCTATCGCTCTAAAAAAGAATCATACTCCCCAGAAAAACGCAGAAATCTATTATAAAAAATCAAAGAATCAAAAGATTGAAATAGACAAACTTAATCAGAATCTGGATAAAAAGTTGGAAGAGTTAATAGAACTTAATATTTACTCCGATGAACTGAAAGCTTCTGACAACATCAAAGAATTAAGGAAGCTTATCAAAGCCCACCAACAAGTTAACACGAAAAAAAGCCAATCAGACTTATTGCCATATTTTAAATTTCATTTCAATAAGTTTGAAATTTGGGTCGGGAGAAACCCAAAAGCTAATGATTCTTTAACTCAAAAGCACGCTTACAAAGAAGACCTATGGCTTCATGCTAAGGATGTTCCTGGCTCTCATGTCATCATTAAGCATCAAGCTAACAAAGCCTTTCCTAAAGACGTAATAGAGCATGCGGCTCAAATTGCAGCTTATTACTCTAAAAGAAAAACAGATTCATTATGCCCTGTGACTTACACTCCTAAAAAGTATATCCGAAAACCAAAAGGTTTAGCGGCAGGGAAAGTTATAATTGACAAAGAAAACGTTATTTTAGTTCAACCTCAAAGGCCCTAA
- a CDS encoding PAS domain S-box protein: protein MFKNIKIGSKIAALVLGLVFLSITVVSFIAFKFVVHTLEERYVESLKSVNNMKTKEISYFFTEQENKAKELSQNSVLKQIMQKVDKVGNSGSDSLSYQIEPVLDQVLIPFCKAQGISEIWVTNKKGKIFYTTFVGEDDNTVNSFYKDSGGNDLVNAISRVQFSPLYNFNGDTYFNIVSPIADQNGKFSGFIVMQSDAKPMLKILNDNTNLGESGETVAAVLDNEKLKFVNKPQKAKGTVRSIYLGEFRGSSLQKAAQGGNGAGFGQDYKGTEVLTAWNYIPEIGWGIVSKVDQAEIKDQTDQLVVNFVKGGAIVLLLSGLIALIFSKMLISPLLNLNQSLQLLSKGVLVNNVRKRSNDEIGQMATAVSDVVESLKQTAEFAHKIGEGDYEAEYTPLSAKDTLGSSLMTMRSSIKNSESRDKERNWIVIGVTEVSNILRQSDTLEELGDTIVAYVTEQIGAIQGAFYVVNDDNPEDIFIEMKSSYAYNKKKYIQARYKFAEGLIGQAAIEQDVILRTEIPDDYVKITSGLLGDVKPSCLLVVPLITDEKVYGVLEFAGFERFPDKVVKFVNEISIIIARTIFNVKVNYRTVRLLEESQKMSNELQEKQEILRMNAEEMESTQKELQSSNQQLELKVDEVNRAQTRMQLLLENASEIITIFESDGTVRYISPSVERILGYQADELVGTSFNIGLNDSNKEEMESLFVSVINNPLEPITIQYPYQKKNGEEIWLEATANNFLKDAAIQGIVINTRDITESLRAEREERMRSKMQALSENSVDLIVRLDIEGNFFYINPIIQTYTGFAPDHFQGKNIFDKEFTNNIYVEWANLFNNVKDGLVKESKEIPFTSKIGDKVMQVNAIPELDNNGELESVLFVSHDVTDRKLIELEIKSKNKKITESINYARRIQGAILPDNNVVKNVFPNSFILYKARDVVSGDFPWFAEDEKYAYIAAVDCTGHGVPGALISLIGYFLLNDIIRSGAAKDVGEILDILDREVTKTLRQDQELSSMKDGMDISICKVDKRTNKLYYAGAHRTLFIMSGGELIEIKGNKFPIGGGKFRNQTDFTSNEFDIKTGDSVYMLSDGFTDQFGGFENRKYGVKRLRELIRNNSHLEMRNQYDKFSEEWMGWKGDKKQTDDMLLIGIKF from the coding sequence ATGTTTAAAAATATAAAAATAGGGAGTAAGATTGCCGCATTGGTTTTAGGACTTGTGTTTTTGTCCATTACTGTGGTGAGCTTTATAGCCTTCAAATTCGTAGTTCATACACTCGAGGAAAGGTATGTTGAGAGCCTCAAGAGTGTGAATAATATGAAGACAAAAGAAATATCTTATTTTTTCACAGAGCAGGAGAACAAAGCTAAAGAGCTTAGCCAAAATTCAGTCTTGAAGCAAATAATGCAAAAGGTTGACAAGGTTGGCAATAGTGGCTCGGATAGTTTGAGTTATCAAATTGAACCTGTATTGGATCAAGTATTGATACCTTTTTGCAAAGCTCAAGGTATTTCGGAGATTTGGGTAACGAATAAGAAAGGAAAGATTTTTTATACGACTTTTGTCGGTGAAGATGATAATACGGTAAATAGCTTCTATAAAGATAGTGGAGGAAATGATTTAGTAAATGCGATCAGTAGAGTGCAGTTTTCTCCGCTTTATAATTTTAATGGAGATACTTATTTCAATATTGTAAGTCCTATAGCTGACCAGAATGGGAAATTTTCAGGTTTTATTGTCATGCAATCCGATGCGAAGCCAATGCTTAAGATTCTTAACGATAATACAAATTTGGGAGAGTCAGGAGAGACAGTCGCTGCTGTATTGGATAATGAAAAACTTAAGTTTGTCAACAAACCTCAAAAGGCTAAAGGAACGGTTCGTTCTATATACTTGGGAGAGTTTAGAGGGAGTTCGTTGCAGAAAGCCGCTCAAGGAGGAAATGGTGCTGGCTTTGGTCAAGACTATAAAGGAACGGAAGTATTAACAGCTTGGAATTATATTCCTGAAATTGGATGGGGAATAGTTTCTAAAGTTGATCAAGCTGAAATTAAAGATCAGACTGATCAACTGGTTGTAAATTTTGTGAAAGGTGGAGCAATAGTTTTATTATTGTCTGGTTTGATAGCGTTGATATTTTCCAAGATGCTTATATCTCCATTATTGAATTTGAATCAATCATTGCAGTTGTTGTCCAAAGGGGTTTTGGTCAATAATGTTCGAAAAAGATCAAATGATGAGATTGGGCAGATGGCGACAGCTGTAAGCGATGTGGTTGAGTCATTGAAACAGACAGCTGAGTTTGCGCATAAAATTGGAGAAGGAGATTATGAAGCTGAGTATACTCCATTAAGTGCTAAGGATACTTTAGGTTCTTCTTTGATGACGATGCGTTCAAGTATTAAGAATAGCGAATCTAGAGATAAGGAGAGAAACTGGATTGTTATTGGAGTAACAGAGGTTAGCAATATATTGCGCCAGAGTGATACGTTGGAAGAATTGGGAGATACGATAGTAGCATATGTTACTGAGCAAATAGGTGCTATTCAAGGAGCGTTTTATGTTGTCAATGACGATAATCCAGAGGATATTTTCATTGAGATGAAGTCTAGTTACGCTTACAATAAGAAGAAATACATTCAAGCCAGATATAAATTTGCAGAAGGCTTGATCGGTCAAGCTGCGATTGAGCAAGATGTGATTTTGAGAACGGAAATCCCGGATGATTATGTGAAAATCACATCTGGGTTATTAGGAGATGTGAAGCCTTCGTGCCTTTTAGTTGTGCCATTAATCACTGATGAAAAGGTGTATGGAGTTCTCGAATTTGCAGGTTTTGAAAGATTTCCTGACAAGGTTGTAAAGTTTGTCAATGAAATCAGTATTATTATAGCAAGAACTATTTTCAACGTGAAGGTTAATTACCGTACGGTAAGATTGCTTGAGGAATCGCAAAAGATGAGTAATGAATTGCAGGAAAAGCAAGAGATTTTGCGAATGAATGCTGAAGAGATGGAGTCAACTCAGAAGGAGTTGCAGTCATCAAATCAACAATTGGAGCTAAAGGTTGATGAAGTAAATAGGGCGCAGACTAGAATGCAGTTGTTGCTTGAAAATGCTTCAGAGATTATTACCATATTTGAAAGTGATGGAACGGTTAGATATATTTCTCCATCAGTAGAGAGAATTTTGGGGTATCAGGCTGATGAACTTGTTGGAACAAGTTTTAATATTGGCTTGAATGACTCTAATAAAGAAGAGATGGAAAGCTTGTTCGTTTCGGTGATTAATAATCCTCTTGAGCCAATTACCATTCAGTATCCTTATCAGAAAAAGAATGGAGAGGAGATTTGGTTAGAGGCAACAGCAAACAACTTTTTGAAGGATGCCGCTATTCAAGGTATTGTGATAAACACTCGTGATATAACAGAGAGTCTGAGAGCTGAAAGAGAAGAGAGAATGAGGTCAAAGATGCAGGCTTTATCTGAAAATTCAGTTGATTTGATCGTTCGTTTGGATATCGAAGGGAACTTCTTTTATATCAATCCGATTATTCAAACATATACAGGTTTTGCTCCTGACCATTTTCAAGGGAAAAATATTTTTGACAAGGAGTTTACCAATAACATTTATGTTGAATGGGCAAATTTATTCAATAATGTCAAGGATGGTTTAGTCAAAGAGAGCAAGGAGATTCCTTTCACTTCAAAAATAGGTGATAAGGTAATGCAAGTGAATGCTATTCCTGAGTTGGATAATAATGGAGAGTTGGAATCGGTGTTATTTGTCTCTCATGATGTGACAGATCGTAAGTTGATTGAACTTGAGATTAAGAGCAAAAACAAAAAAATCACGGAAAGTATAAATTATGCCAGAAGAATTCAGGGTGCTATTTTGCCAGATAATAATGTGGTGAAAAATGTATTTCCAAATTCATTCATCTTGTATAAAGCGCGTGATGTGGTCAGCGGAGACTTTCCTTGGTTTGCTGAAGATGAAAAATACGCTTATATCGCAGCCGTGGATTGTACAGGGCATGGAGTGCCTGGAGCATTGATATCATTAATAGGTTACTTTTTGCTTAATGATATTATTAGAAGCGGAGCGGCAAAGGATGTAGGTGAAATTCTTGATATTTTGGATAGAGAAGTGACAAAGACTTTAAGACAAGATCAAGAGTTGTCTTCAATGAAAGATGGAATGGACATCTCTATTTGCAAAGTTGATAAACGCACTAACAAGCTTTATTACGCTGGAGCTCATAGGACTTTATTCATCATGTCAGGAGGAGAGTTGATTGAGATAAAAGGAAATAAATTTCCTATTGGCGGAGGTAAGTTCAGAAATCAGACCGATTTTACGTCAAACGAATTTGATATTAAAACGGGAGATTCGGTTTACATGCTTTCAGATGGGTTTACAGACCAGTTCGGTGGTTTTGAAAATAGAAAGTATGGTGTGAAAAGATTAAGAGAGTTAATTAGAAATAATAGTCATTTGGAAATGCGAAACCAGTACGACAAATTCAGTGAAGAGTGGATGGGCTGGAAAGGAGACAAAAAGCAGACAGATGATATGTTATTAATAGGAATAAAATTTTAA
- a CDS encoding DUF1987 domain-containing protein translates to MEVINLEGTEDTPKILLDKDNGIFEISGRSLPEDSAEFYQPVIDWIKEYAKSPNSSTSFEFKLEYFNTASSKLILDILTSLENIDSTQIMWYFQEDDEDMEEAGEEFSELVELPFEFHSY, encoded by the coding sequence ATGGAAGTTATCAATCTGGAAGGTACGGAAGATACGCCAAAAATTTTGTTGGACAAGGATAATGGGATATTTGAAATATCTGGTAGGTCTTTGCCTGAGGATTCGGCTGAATTCTATCAGCCTGTTATTGACTGGATTAAGGAGTATGCTAAGAGCCCAAATTCCAGCACTTCTTTCGAGTTCAAGTTAGAATACTTTAACACAGCGTCATCTAAACTTATTTTGGATATCCTGACATCTTTAGAGAATATAGATTCAACTCAGATTATGTGGTATTTTCAAGAGGATGATGAGGATATGGAGGAAGCAGGAGAAGAGTTCTCAGAATTGGTTGAGTTGCCGTTCGAGTTTCACTCTTATTGA
- a CDS encoding SiaB family protein kinase: MEYIFELHKTMLSRHLILVYEGEFTQEVTKSVLAMAERNMDSFGEQSSIKRKVFNVMVESLQNIVKHSDDVKSDDNKTLHSAIFMIGKSDTDYIITSGNPVKNEKVATIQQRLEKINSLDKDGLKSLYRDIITNAEISDKGGAGLGFVDMARKSGNQLEFSFKPINQDYSFFSLKTSVSRS; encoded by the coding sequence ATGGAGTATATTTTTGAATTGCATAAGACAATGCTTTCCAGACATTTGATTCTGGTTTATGAAGGTGAATTTACTCAAGAGGTTACCAAGTCGGTTTTGGCAATGGCTGAACGGAATATGGATTCTTTCGGGGAGCAGTCAAGCATCAAGCGTAAAGTATTTAACGTGATGGTTGAGAGCTTGCAAAACATTGTTAAACACAGTGATGATGTGAAAAGTGATGATAATAAGACATTGCATTCTGCCATTTTCATGATTGGTAAATCTGATACTGATTACATTATAACATCTGGTAATCCTGTTAAAAACGAGAAGGTCGCTACGATTCAGCAACGTTTGGAGAAAATAAATTCTTTAGACAAGGATGGATTGAAATCTTTGTATAGAGATATAATAACAAATGCTGAGATCTCAGATAAAGGCGGTGCTGGTTTGGGCTTTGTTGACATGGCAAGAAAGTCAGGCAATCAGCTTGAATTCAGTTTCAAACCGATTAATCAGGATTATTCATTCTTTTCTTTAAAAACAAGCGTTTCGAGATCTTAA
- a CDS encoding ATP-binding cassette domain-containing protein — translation MSEEILKALTQLFAIITKQDGGVTEAERDYVISFFESELDQDSKQEYIDLYDKFIGENKRAKKRQLADGEVEAKPAKRRLTPVNDSVKTLGICRKINKTLTQKQKTIVLVKLFELVAADDNFTDNRMEIINTVSESFNIPDEEYQAVDNFIRRKNDNLLSRNMLVVGARNKYAENITFINAHIKGEVRFVHLPSVDTYFVQYDGDENVTLNGNFLKRNSIHFFTHGSAVKIADGTVLYYSEIVRHFFNNQNNIALSFNVKGVNYRFKNGGVGLRDINISEGPGKLIGIMGGSGAGKTTLLNVLSGIEKPSTGTISINGIDINQESENELLNGVIGYVSQDDLLIEELTVYENLYYNAKLCFSDLSEKQIEEKVLNLLDSLGLDQRKDLRVGSVFDKTISGGQRKRLNIALELIREPSVLFVDEPTSGLSSRDSENVMDLLKELSQKGKLVFVVIHQPSSDIYKIFDKMVIMDNGGYMIYYGNPIEAVEYFRVETKQVDANSAARCITCGNVNSEQIFNNVERKVVDEFGQFTNKRKISPSQWHDKFKQNFAISWVKDEEELPVSTLNKPSKWKQMLIFAKRDMLAKLSNKQYLLINLLQAPLLASILAFIIRYKNDTDSSGYIYRFNENIPVYIMMCVIVAFFMGLTVSAEEIIRDRKILKREAFLNLSWNSYLVSKLTLLFSLSAIQTLAFVLVGDTILEVKGMYFYHWLILFSVSCFANVIGLNISSAFNSAITVYILIPLLIIPQMILSGLLFSFDKLNEVISNKGKVPLVADAMVSRWAYEAIAVKEYMANDFEKPFFKFEKEARQADFKASFYYKELKRVVSDIEELAEDKEKNQERLVELFALLKRELGNENFKTSFNKGALMSKINLESYSKESVALINTYLEEMRNFYLDKYKLEEVKKEKLIHYFEKNPSYSLSELKDTHFNESLNDLLRNLSVKDRIIEYEGQLFQQIDPIFNVPTLDKSLLDYRTHFFAPYKHFLGKLWDTYYFNLFVIWSMFLFLYVTLYFELLKKVIDFFSKLDKK, via the coding sequence ATGAGTGAAGAAATACTGAAGGCACTGACACAACTTTTTGCAATTATTACCAAACAAGACGGAGGAGTAACTGAGGCTGAACGAGATTATGTAATTTCATTTTTTGAATCAGAGCTCGATCAAGATTCCAAGCAAGAATACATTGACTTGTATGATAAGTTTATTGGTGAGAACAAACGAGCCAAGAAAAGGCAATTGGCTGACGGTGAAGTTGAAGCTAAGCCAGCAAAAAGAAGGCTTACCCCTGTAAATGATTCTGTTAAGACATTGGGGATTTGCCGCAAGATAAATAAGACACTTACTCAAAAGCAAAAAACGATTGTTTTAGTTAAGCTTTTTGAGCTTGTTGCAGCGGATGATAATTTTACGGACAATAGAATGGAAATCATTAATACGGTTTCCGAATCATTTAATATTCCCGATGAGGAATATCAAGCTGTTGACAATTTTATTCGAAGGAAAAATGACAATCTTCTTTCGAGAAATATGCTTGTTGTTGGAGCAAGAAATAAATATGCCGAAAATATAACTTTTATTAATGCTCATATAAAAGGGGAGGTTCGTTTTGTCCATTTGCCAAGTGTTGATACTTATTTTGTTCAATATGATGGTGATGAAAATGTTACTCTGAATGGGAATTTTTTGAAGAGGAATAGTATTCATTTCTTTACTCATGGCAGTGCTGTGAAAATTGCTGATGGCACAGTTCTTTATTATAGTGAGATTGTCAGGCATTTTTTCAATAATCAGAATAATATAGCGCTTTCCTTTAATGTCAAAGGTGTTAATTATAGGTTTAAAAATGGAGGCGTAGGCTTGCGGGATATCAATATTTCTGAAGGCCCTGGCAAGTTGATTGGCATCATGGGAGGAAGCGGTGCAGGTAAAACCACTTTGCTTAATGTGCTTTCAGGTATTGAGAAGCCAAGTACTGGAACTATTTCGATAAATGGAATTGATATAAATCAAGAGTCTGAAAATGAACTTTTGAATGGGGTTATCGGGTATGTTTCCCAAGATGACTTGCTTATTGAAGAGTTGACCGTATACGAAAACCTGTATTATAATGCCAAGCTTTGTTTTTCTGATTTATCGGAAAAGCAGATCGAAGAGAAGGTATTGAATTTATTGGATAGTTTGGGCTTGGATCAACGAAAAGATTTGCGAGTAGGCTCCGTATTTGATAAAACAATTAGCGGTGGGCAGAGAAAGCGTTTGAATATTGCGTTGGAACTCATTCGAGAACCATCTGTTTTATTCGTCGATGAGCCAACCTCTGGCTTGTCATCGCGAGATTCCGAAAATGTAATGGATTTGCTGAAAGAATTGTCGCAAAAAGGCAAGCTAGTATTTGTGGTAATTCATCAGCCATCATCCGATATCTATAAGATCTTTGACAAGATGGTGATTATGGATAATGGAGGTTACATGATTTATTATGGCAATCCAATAGAGGCTGTAGAATATTTCCGAGTAGAGACAAAACAGGTTGACGCTAACTCAGCTGCAAGGTGTATTACATGTGGGAATGTGAATTCAGAGCAAATTTTCAACAATGTTGAAAGAAAAGTTGTGGATGAGTTCGGCCAATTTACGAATAAGCGAAAGATAAGCCCTAGTCAATGGCATGATAAGTTCAAACAGAATTTTGCCATCAGTTGGGTGAAAGATGAAGAAGAGTTGCCAGTTTCTACACTGAATAAACCTTCGAAGTGGAAGCAGATGTTGATCTTTGCAAAAAGGGATATGCTTGCGAAGTTAAGCAATAAGCAATATTTGCTTATAAATTTGCTTCAAGCTCCATTGCTTGCTTCCATACTGGCTTTTATTATTCGTTATAAAAACGATACGGATAGCTCTGGATATATATATCGATTCAATGAAAATATTCCCGTTTATATCATGATGTGCGTGATTGTTGCATTTTTCATGGGCTTGACAGTAAGTGCGGAGGAGATTATTCGCGATCGAAAAATATTGAAAAGAGAGGCTTTTCTTAATCTTAGTTGGAATAGCTATTTAGTCTCAAAGTTGACTTTATTATTTAGTCTATCAGCAATTCAAACGCTTGCATTTGTTTTGGTTGGAGATACAATTCTTGAGGTTAAAGGAATGTATTTTTATCATTGGCTCATATTGTTTTCAGTGTCGTGTTTTGCGAATGTTATTGGATTGAATATTTCTTCAGCATTTAATTCTGCCATTACAGTTTATATCCTGATACCATTGTTGATCATTCCTCAGATGATATTGAGCGGATTGCTTTTTAGTTTTGATAAGTTGAATGAGGTTATTAGCAATAAAGGTAAAGTGCCTTTAGTAGCTGATGCTATGGTTTCGCGTTGGGCATATGAGGCAATTGCTGTCAAGGAGTATATGGCGAATGATTTCGAAAAACCATTTTTTAAGTTTGAAAAAGAGGCAAGGCAAGCGGACTTTAAGGCTTCATTTTATTACAAAGAGCTTAAAAGAGTCGTTTCTGATATTGAGGAATTGGCTGAAGACAAGGAGAAAAATCAAGAGAGATTGGTCGAGTTGTTTGCTTTGTTAAAAAGAGAACTAGGCAATGAGAATTTTAAGACTTCATTTAATAAAGGTGCTTTGATGAGTAAAATTAATCTTGAGAGCTACTCCAAGGAAAGTGTAGCGTTGATTAATACTTATTTGGAAGAAATGAGAAACTTTTATCTAGACAAGTATAAATTGGAGGAAGTTAAAAAAGAAAAGCTGATACATTATTTTGAAAAGAACCCTAGCTATAGTTTAAGTGAATTAAAGGATACTCATTTTAATGAGTCATTAAATGATTTGCTTAGAAATTTGTCAGTTAAAGATAGAATTATTGAATATGAAGGTCAATTGTTTCAACAAATAGATCCAATATTCAATGTGCCTACGTTGGATAAGTCTCTATTGGACTATAGAACCCATTTTTTTGCGCCATACAAGCATTTTCTTGGGAAGTTGTGGGATACCTATTACTTTAATCTCTTTGTAATTTGGTCGATGTTTTTGTTTTTGTACGTGACATTATATTTCGAATTATTAAAAAAAGTGATAGATTTTTTTTCAAAGTTGGATAAAAAGTAA
- a CDS encoding MBL fold metallo-hydrolase codes for MKITFLGTGTSQGVPVINCNCPVCSSLDFRDNRLRTSVHIEIEDKSIIIDTGPDFRQQVLRENIHNLDAILFTHQHKDHVAGLDDVRGFNFSLKKSIPIFARKQVLDQLEKEFPYIFNPGSYKGAPRIIVNEIKNELFSFSDINIIPIEVMHATLPTFGFRINDFVYITDAKTISDEELEKTKNAEILVVNGLQYEEHISHFTIDEALEFIEKANPKKAYITHISHRLGMHNIIDNKMPENVSLAYDGLTLSI; via the coding sequence TTGAAAATAACTTTTCTTGGAACAGGAACTTCCCAAGGAGTGCCTGTAATTAACTGCAATTGTCCTGTTTGCAGTTCGTTAGACTTTAGAGATAATAGATTGCGAACCTCTGTTCATATAGAAATAGAAGACAAAAGCATTATCATCGATACAGGACCAGACTTCAGACAGCAAGTCCTGCGAGAAAACATCCATAATCTTGATGCAATCTTATTTACGCATCAACATAAAGATCATGTTGCTGGCTTAGACGATGTCAGAGGCTTCAACTTTAGTTTGAAGAAAAGCATCCCGATATTCGCCCGCAAGCAGGTACTTGACCAATTAGAAAAAGAGTTCCCTTATATTTTCAACCCTGGTTCATATAAAGGAGCTCCAAGAATTATTGTTAATGAAATTAAAAATGAGCTTTTTTCTTTCAGTGACATTAATATCATTCCTATTGAAGTCATGCACGCCACGCTTCCTACCTTCGGATTTAGAATAAATGATTTTGTCTATATTACTGATGCAAAAACGATTAGTGATGAGGAACTTGAAAAAACTAAAAATGCTGAGATATTAGTCGTAAATGGATTGCAATATGAAGAACATATTTCTCATTTCACTATTGACGAAGCATTAGAGTTCATTGAAAAAGCTAATCCCAAAAAAGCATACATAACCCATATAAGCCACCGACTAGGCATGCATAATATAATTGACAATAAGATGCCTGAAAATGTGTCTTTAGCTTACGATGGCCTTACATTAAGTATATAA
- a CDS encoding response regulator produces the protein MAAKRVLIAEDSSVIQNLTRKILIIQNFEIDAVKDGEKVLSKLEKKKYDVIIMDINMPKMDGMECARQIRSNKDPEIANLPIIAISGNAKNYTEEDFKTVGFNDYLQKPLDFDFLVDTVKKYTDQ, from the coding sequence ATGGCAGCTAAAAGGGTATTAATAGCAGAAGATAGCTCAGTAATTCAAAACTTGACGCGAAAAATTCTTATCATCCAAAATTTCGAAATCGACGCAGTTAAAGACGGCGAAAAAGTTCTTTCCAAGTTGGAAAAGAAAAAATACGATGTAATCATCATGGACATCAACATGCCTAAAATGGATGGTATGGAATGCGCAAGACAGATAAGAAGCAACAAAGATCCAGAAATAGCAAATTTGCCTATTATCGCAATCAGCGGAAACGCAAAGAATTACACTGAGGAAGATTTCAAAACAGTTGGATTCAATGACTATCTGCAAAAACCTTTGGATTTCGACTTTTTAGTTGATACTGTAAAAAAATACACTGATCAATAA
- a CDS encoding GAF domain-containing protein, giving the protein MDKNAKTFGFLLLMLFAIASGVLLYFQLDFSNKLLLVPPHFDLSADEIINNGNYKLYNSVVFATVILGLVGFVFFLLQKGGSVEKNNQLKAKDLKVRQTRNVRKASEESIENFVEGVIESIEQSYQDAEGTIMKYEKSLWRLCSSVDSCQAVLYLKEEDEDKRYISSVAGYALNLAESGILRFEFGESLAGQVAKQKKKLKIEQIPEGHIKVFSGLGESSKAYLLIMPIMKDGVLLGVLELASFAPINGKNESIISWYCEFLSEQISLDVKV; this is encoded by the coding sequence ATGGATAAGAACGCAAAAACTTTTGGCTTTTTGCTGTTGATGCTTTTTGCTATTGCGAGCGGAGTGTTGCTTTATTTTCAACTTGATTTTTCTAATAAGTTGTTATTGGTGCCTCCTCATTTTGATTTGTCAGCTGATGAGATCATTAATAATGGTAATTATAAACTATACAACTCTGTTGTGTTTGCTACTGTAATCTTGGGTTTGGTAGGTTTTGTATTCTTTCTATTGCAAAAGGGGGGAAGTGTTGAAAAAAACAATCAATTAAAGGCAAAAGATCTCAAAGTCAGACAAACAAGGAATGTTAGGAAGGCTTCTGAAGAGTCTATTGAGAATTTTGTTGAAGGCGTTATTGAATCTATCGAACAATCTTATCAAGATGCTGAAGGAACGATTATGAAGTATGAAAAGTCTTTATGGAGATTGTGTTCTTCTGTGGACTCTTGTCAAGCTGTATTGTACCTTAAGGAAGAAGATGAAGATAAACGCTACATTTCATCGGTTGCAGGATATGCCTTGAATTTGGCTGAGTCTGGGATATTAAGGTTTGAATTTGGAGAAAGCTTGGCGGGACAAGTTGCAAAACAGAAAAAGAAATTAAAAATAGAGCAAATTCCAGAAGGGCATATTAAAGTATTTTCGGGTCTTGGGGAGTCTAGTAAGGCTTATCTATTAATTATGCCAATTATGAAGGATGGGGTATTGCTTGGCGTTCTTGAATTGGCTTCGTTTGCGCCTATTAATGGTAAAAATGAGAGTATCATAAGTTGGTATTGTGAATTTTTGTCAGAACAAATTTCTTTGGACGTAAAAGTTTAA